The sequence AATATACCGGATAGGGACCGTAGACAAGTGGAATAAAGACAAGACGAAGGTGAAAAGGTAAGAGAACGGGTAAAGGTAGACGACGAAACACCTTTTAGCATCCCTTTAGCGAAGGCACGCTAGAACGCGAATTATGTTTGCTTCtagaggaagagaggaagtCGCGAAAAGGGCGAAAAGGGGAGAGGGCGTAACTGGAAAACGGCTTGATAAACACCTTGAGCGAGAACATCCATCCATATATTCATGAGAGCTACGGTCTGGCCGACTCGAAAGCCTTTCCGATTATTGCATAAGGTTACGTTTGCGGTCGGTGAAGCAGAAATGCAGACTTCGCGAAAATTCCGCTCCTACCGTCTGCTTGTACGCTCGTCGACCACAGGGATTTACTTCGTACTCTTTAGGCTGCATTTCTGTAACCGTGGTGCACGAATGCAAAGTTCGAGGGCTTCGATTCCTTCGAATATGGTCTAAAATCACGTCTGGCGATGATTCGAAAGTTGACGATACGATTGaattaaaacgagaaagatCGAGGAAGTGCGTTTTTCCGTAAGCAACACCGATAACATGAGATCGCTCTGGGAAAATGAGAACCAAAGGCAccgataaaaaattcatgacGTATCGATAACAGGAAGTACAATATGCAGACGTTTATGTAATTGGTGTGTTACAAATAGCCGTGAATTACTAGAAAGCAAGAACTCTCGGCAGAAATATCGTAGACAAAAATCATACACGAGTATAATAGAATCCCCACGTAATACGATCTCCAGTACTTAACAAAGTTCCGtgtacgtaatattacgtacaCAGTTGCACGGagtaaattaaacgattttgGTCGAGCAGatcataattaaaaacgatttCTTAACATGtgtctttttatataaatatttacgaggATATTCAAATCACCGATAAATAATCTGTCTGAAATGCTTCAAATTGCTTAACAAATACCGATTCAATAAACAggaaaaaaattagagaaactACATAATTGCGTATTCATCGACGTAAACCGAACGTACGAGCGTTCGCAAAAACCGAAGAAGTGGAAGGTATCGCAGATCGTATTTTATGGATCTTAACACCTTTCACGCGTTTTAATTCTTGAGGGGGTAAATGCGGCGTAATAGCAGCACGAAACATATCAGTGCTGGCATggtaattacaattaatcgCAGTAAAATTGACCAGGTCGTAGCATCGATTCGTGTTATTAGCTTTAAATTCAATGAATGAAACTGCTACGTCGAACAAACACATTCGCGTCACAGTGGTTTGCGCAATTACCAGGTTACCGGTGCGACGTTTCGTCTAATTAAAGTGCGTCGTTATGTCATTCAACGTTTACGTCTTAACATTTTCTCTTCGACATTCGAGACGATATCAAACCGATATACCATAACATGAATTTCCGAACTTCATATTCACCGATCGCTTTCACGTCACGATGACGCACAGACGGCTATCGAACTTCTATCGATAAACTTCGTTCTCATATGGAAATCACTTTCTAGTTCGAGGAGATTGCAACCGCAGCAAATCACTATAAATTCATCGAAAACAATTTAATCCAGGTTGAAGGTGAGACAGAAACTATCGACAAACATCTTCCTCTCACTTTTCATTCAGCCCGATCGGACTAACCGAATCGAACCGACGTCGCGATGGCTCGGGACGTCGAAACGCGTCATGCTAGCCCGGCTACCGAGtcaaatcaatattttcagattcaaATATGGAGATTCAAATTCAgatatatggaaatttattccCGCCGATAAGCCTGATAAACCATGGATACGCAGGGATATTCTAATGCTCTCCAATAGGCGAGATCGAGGTACAAAGTCATTCTGAAATTAACCGCGCCCGTGGGATCTCCGAGTGGTAACCAAAAATCGTTGCAGGCGGTAACTCTGAAGCATACGCGAATGAACCGCAAATAACGTTCGATCGAGTAATCGATATACCCGTTACGACGACGATTCCGCTGGTTTTACTTTCAAGAATATagatcgttttattattacgatcCTTTGTCGTTTAAAACTTGATCTCCTACTTCGTTTTCGAATAGTTCTTTCGTCGTATCGTACCAATACTACCGTAACCTTGTATCGAAGAAATCATTAAAGTACGCTAACTGAATTTAATAGGAGCGCATAACCAAGAAGGAACGTTTTATTCCAAACCAAAAAGTTTCCGACCGAATGTAGATTAAACTTACACACACAAGTGTATAGAGAGTTTCGTAGTAAAAGAAGCTCCTTCGTTCTCAGAAGCAATGAGAAAAAGGTGCAAAGATACGGGAGGATGTAACTCGAATGCCTGCGAGAACTTCTAATAATTCGCTTCTCGCTTTAATTAAGCtcttaatattaatgaagCTCTCGGGAATGTGAGTGCAGAGATGTAGGAACGTATTGTGAGAAGTAATCGGATTAAAAAGAGACACCGTCAGAGTCGAATCCGTATTAGTTGCACCGGTTCGTTCTGATGGTTCATCCTGTAATTGAAAACTCGCTGGCTCGGGAAACGTACGTAAGTAACGAGAAAGTTTGAAGCGATCGCTCTACAATCCGGACGAGCATAATCTGAATCGAAActcgatcgatatttttctttctatcatcCTTCGAAGATTCGACAAATTTCGATAGATAGAAATTGTTCTAGATAGAAGTTGGAGGCGCGTTGTTGCACAGGGGTGAAATTAAGAATCGAACGAGACGAAAATGTCTCAAAGGATTTGCCGAATTGTTAAAGAAACTTTGAAAGCATAGGCAGAATTCAGGAAGAAATTGAACGGAACGCGAAGCGACTTGCTAAATGTTGGCTGACAAAAGCTAACGGAGGAAAGCGTCGTCCACGGCGTCGTTCTCTACCTTTCCTTCTCTTAACTTCCTACTCCGCAACAATTTCATCGGCACGCTCGAGTTGCCTGCCGGACTGGCGGTTGCGTCCCCTATAAAAGCGAGGGTAGACCATCGAGGAACCAGTGTGCTCACTGTCGACCAACATGAACAGCACAGAGAAGCTGAAAGTGAGTAGCTCCAGTAAGGCAGCCACTTGAATTCCCGTCTCTCGAGCCACGCAAACGAAACTGACGTTACCGGTGAAAATTTGAGCGTGTTGTCGTTCTTCATGCAATTGGTTAAATCAATCGAAGCATATTCGTCGAATCGGTGTACTTTTCTCCTAAGAAGATCAAATAATACTCATGTTGCACGAGTGTTTCCTCGCTATTTATCGCTCGTAAtagcgaaaaaatattttatcgccATTAAAATCCCCTCTAAAACCAATAGAAAATATCATTCAAAGCAATGTTAATAATCTACAATTTATTTCCCCCAGATCTTACTTTTCTGCGGCCTGGTACTGTCGGCCGTGGCCGAGGAAGCGAAAAAGACCGCGGAGTCTAGCGCCCAACCAAAAGAAGAGAAGACGAAACGCGGCTTGGAGCTTAGCTTGGGTGATCATGGCTTTGGAGGAGGTTATGGAGGTGGAGGCGGAGGCGGATTTGGCCTTGGAGGCGGTTTCGGAGGTGGCTTTGGTGGCAGCGAACATGTATCCGCGGAACACGTCCCGGCAGTCACGGTCACAAAGACCGTCCACGTGCCAGAACCTTACCCAGTAGAGGTCACAAAACATGTCCCCGTACCCGTCAGTGTACCAGTCAAAGTACCAATCGACAAGCCATATCCTGTCCACGTGCCTCAGCCCTACCCCGTTACAGTCGAAAAGCCCGTGCCTTACCCGGTTGAGAAGCCAATACCTTACCCTGTGAAGGTGCCCGTCAAGGTGCCAATAAAGGTGCCTCTGCCGGTCAAGGTACCTGTCAAGGTACCGGTCACTGTACCAAAACCAGTGCCCTACCCTGTTAAGGTGCCCGTGGTCGTGAAGGAGGCTGTACCTATTGTCGTGAAGGAACACGGAGGTGGATTCGGAGGTGGTTTCGGAGGTGGACTCGGTGGAGGATACGGAGGTGGACACGGAGGTGGATTCGGTGGTGGACTGTCTTTAGGAGGTGGACACGATCTTGGCGGAGGTTATGGAGGTTACGAGCATTTCTGAAGCAAAGGCTTGTACTCGGTAGAGTATCAAAGTCTTTGACCTTCTACGTACGTCTTGTCCATCGATTGCAACAAGACGCAATTGCTGATTTCGTGAATCCGGTCATCCGAGATCACGAGACGCTTGCTGGTCGAAACGCGAACACCAATCGACGAACAAGCGTGCCCTTCGTAGTAGACGTCAGTCGAATATACCAATATTGTATTCACCGTGATCCCGAaccttaaattttattgtataatatgttttttataaatgaataaagcgatatttttttatacataacaAAGCGATTACGTAACCTTCGCAGATATAAGATTGCTCGATAAGGAAAAAAGCTGTGTTAACGGTTACGCGAACGGGAGGAATCGCGACAGAACTTTCACCGAttaatgttacgttatgaGGTACACTTGCTTTACCGTAAGCGAAATGTCAGCGAGAAAAAGGCTCGTATGAATTGTACGGTCGTTAACGCGAATAGAATCACCACGCAAATTAATAGTGTAGAAAGGGAAAATGAAATGAACGTTCAACTGCGTAAAAACTTGTACCGCAGAGTTTGACGACGTTTACGCCCGCCGTTCTCTTCGAGCAATCTCGATGTTTCCATCATTCCAACCCttgtcttctttctttgtttcatg comes from Bombus pyrosoma isolate SC7728 linkage group LG2, ASM1482585v1, whole genome shotgun sequence and encodes:
- the LOC122577812 gene encoding H/ACA ribonucleoprotein complex subunit GAR1-like codes for the protein MNSTEKLKILLFCGLVLSAVAEEAKKTAESSAQPKEEKTKRGLELSLGDHGFGGGYGGGGGGGFGLGGGFGGGFGGSEHVSAEHVPAVTVTKTVHVPEPYPVEVTKHVPVPVSVPVKVPIDKPYPVHVPQPYPVTVEKPVPYPVEKPIPYPVKVPVKVPIKVPLPVKVPVKVPVTVPKPVPYPVKVPVVVKEAVPIVVKEHGGGFGGGFGGGLGGGYGGGHGGGFGGGLSLGGGHDLGGGYGGYEHF